The nucleotide sequence AACACTCATAAGTCATTTTAGAAACGCACATTCTATACATAAAGGAGTTGATATGAATGGGTAGAGGCAAAAATTTTAACCCAAAACGCAAAGACCATGAAAATCAAAAGCCAAAACGTGCTGAAATGACGACACCGCTTGCGAACGAAGGCGCTCGACCATTAGAGGAAAAAGAATAATAAGGGTGTGGCTTATGAAGAAACTGCAAAGGAAACATCCAGCAAAAAGGTACGTCAAAAAGGAAAAGCCGTTTCCAACTGAATTAGAATTTTCCGAGGAATTAGCGGAAACGGACTTTCTACCCAAACGACAAAAACAAAGAAATTAACAAACGGATGGTACTTATGGTAAGAAAGCAAGCTCCGGCTTGCTTTTTTTACATTTCCGACTGTACACCAGATAATGTATAGGTAATCGCTTCAGCCATTTCCATAAACCGTTTCTCTTTCACATCATGAAAGAATGCTTGTAAGGCAAGGTTCATTATATTTTCATGCGCATCTTCAATGTTAAGCGGATGAACATATTGCGGTCTTGTTTCTTTGATCCACTGCAACCCAAGTGTCCGCCATTCATCTGCCTCTGCTTGTAGCTTATCAACATACGGCTTTACATCTTTGTAAAAGTCCGGTTTCTCTTCACTAGTGCGGACAAAGATTTGTTTCATCTCTGCCACTCTTGTATGCATATTTTCAGTGCTTTTTCGTAATTGCTCCTTCATCTTTCGCACCTCCAATATGACTGTATCATATGATTGAACTGTTACAAACTTAGAAAATTCGTCAGCCAGCTCTTTTTGCTTGTTTTTGCTGCTGCAACTTCCTCGTGATAGACAGGGCTTACTTGCTTGTCCTCTAATTGCCCGATCTGTTCTTCAATTTTTTCTAACCGTTTAACAACTTCCTCAATTTCAGAGCGGTGCTGTAAAACTTGAACAGAGACGACTTCATCTGCCTTTTGGCTAATTTGACGTTCTAAATCTTCGATACGGCTTGATAATTGATTGACAAGCTTAAACCATTTCGAAAGGTCTACCCCCTGCTCTTTCGGTTCTTGTGGCACGCTCTCAACCTCCTGTGTACTTTTCTCTTCAAATTCAACACTTTTCATTTCACAAATACGCTCAACAACCTCCTCTGTTATTAAATAATGACCGTTATCATTTTTCTCACACGGAATGTTGAAATCTTTAATCCACTTACGAACCGTTCTAGGTGCTACTCCAAGGCGTTCAGATACTTCCTTTGTTTTCAATACCTCTTGCATCCGCCATCCTCCTCGAAATGATTTGGTAGCGTTAGAATTCGCCGCTTCAAAACAACTCCCTGCATACAAGACAAAACTAGTTTTCATTCGTCAAAGGTAGTGTTGTGCCTCCAAAATAGATATTTTCGACAGCATGACAGAAACTTTTTGTGAAAATGTACGAACCATTCCTAAGTATGAAATCTTACTACCTGCGAAAACTAGCACATGGAGGTGTTAGATTTGACGAAAAACCAAAAAAACAATCACAACAAACAACCGACAAGCAAATCAAACCAGCCAGAGCAACGACCGGGCTACGGCGACAAAAAACTCGAAGGGCCAAACTTCCCTTCGACATAAAGTGAAACTGGAAGAAACCGTCGTGTGTATTAATACGACGGTTTCTTCAACACATAATTTTCAATTGCAACAGCAAGGTGTAGTTGCTCCTGCTTTCTTTTATACCATTCTGTTATGCAAATATTATCCTGCATTGGAACTGTCTTAAACCATTTGTCTAATTGTTTCTTAGACGCATACCATTGAGAACGTGCTGCTTGATGATGGTAAATACGTGGAAACATTACCCTTAATGGTGGTGTTTCCTTCTCTGAAAAGTTTTTCATGTTTCGTTCATAATCATACCGGGAACCTGTATGTTCGATAGAGAGAGCAAACTCATAAAATTTCGAGTAGTGTTCTGGATGAAATAAGAGGTGTGCAAGCCTCTTGCCCAATGTAATCCGATCATTTAGGTGACTAAAATGGTTAACAGACAATCCATATACCTCCCCTGAAAGGGTTGGAAAGATGACAGAGCAAAAGTGCAGCCAATCTTGAAAACGAAAACAAAACGAACGAAAAACTTTCTTTTTATAGAAAGGATGCTCAATAACAGGCTTTTGAATTAAATTCTGCTCGTTAATAATTAACGCAGTCATTAACCGTTTTCGGTCTCCCTCTTGAAAGAATCTTTCCCACTCCTTCTGCATAAAAATAGAAACAGAAAATGCGGACAAGCAGTGGAAAAGAGGCTTTCCGGAACGTTTTGACGCCTCATAGATAAGCAACTGAGGATAGGCATCGCTAAAAATCAACCAATTTGCTCGTTCGTACGTATAAAAAATCTGTTCACGTTTTTCTTTTTCGATACAAAAAGGAAACCAACTGCCTTCAAGATCCGTCATATTATAGCCGGCATTACGCGAAACCATGCTGGCAAGAAACGCCCACTCAATTTCAGGATTTCTTTTATAATAATTAAGATACGCTTTCGTTCTAGATATATTGTCGATGTTTCCTTTACCTGTCAGAAATTGAATAAGCTGTATGAGGGTATGATGTTGTGGCTTAATTTTGTTCACCGCTTTCACCTCACAAATATCTTGTGCACAATGTATCTTTTTTAACCTACTTTACGTCTAATGAGGTGAAGCGGTGTGTTATGATAGGTATTTAATATGAAAAACTTGTCGAATTCTAAAAGTTTTTCTATCATTTAAAGAAGAAAACCCTAAGAAAAGCAGGTAAAACTGCGAAGAAGATGTTGAGGTGAAGGGAATGGTTTTTCGTTATCCGAACGGGAAACGCTACCGTCCGGCGGAAACGAGACAAAAGCGGTCTCCCCAGCTTAAGAGCAACAGCTACAGCAACCGTGGGATGACACTGGAGGAAGATATAAATGAAACGAATCAATACTATCTAGATAGCGGTCGAGCAGTTATTCACAAAAAACCGACTCCCGTACAAATCGTTAATGTGGATTATCCGAAACGAAGTGCTGCGGTTATTAAAGAAGCCTATTTTAAGCAGCCTTCTACTACCGATTATAACGGACTGTATCAAGGCCGCTACATTGATTTTGAAGCAAAAGAAACACGCAGCAAAACATCATTTCCTTTAAAGAATTTTCATGAGCATCAAATTAACCATATGCAACAAATTACGATGCATCATGGCATTTGCTTTGTCCTTCTTCGCTTTTCTGCAATTGATGAAATCTATCTACTGCAAGCAGAGCAATTATTAGGCTATTGGAAACGTATGAAGGACGGAGGTCGTAAATCGATCACGAAAGAAGAAATTGAGGTTCATGCACATCGTATTCCTATCGGTTTTCAACCGAGGATTGACTATTTAACGGTGATCGATAAAATATATCTAGAAACTTCAGCCGAAAGGTAGGATCCAGTTATGGCAGATGAATATCGTTCGAGACAAGAACGACGAAATAAAACCACTTCAAATTCAAGTGGAAGCTCAAAAGGAACAAAAAAGAAAAAAAGCGGCGGCGGTGGAGGTGGGAAGATTTTCAGAAGAATTCTCTTCTTCGGAATGATTCTATTTTTAGTTTTGTTTGCTGCTGGCGGTATTTTTGCTTTTTCAATGATCCAAGGGGCTCCAAAGCTTGATTTAAACCAATTGAAAGACCCGCTCTCATCAAAAGTTTATGATATGAATGGTGACGTCATTGCAGATTTGGGGCAAGAAAAACGGACAAAAGTATCTTATCAAGATATCCCACAAGTTGTGAAGGATGCATTTATCGCAACTGAAGATGTTCGATTCTATGATCATATGGGGATCGATGTAAAACGTATCGGCGGCGCCGTACTAGCGAATTTTAAAGAAGGCTTCGGTGCTGAAGGTGCTAGTACAATTACCCAACAGGTTGTAAAGCGTTCTTTCCTTTCACCAGATAAAACAATATCACGGAAAGCTCAAGAAGCATGGCTATCCATTAAACTTGAGCAAAAATTAGAAAAATGGCAAATACTTGAAATTTACTTAAAT is from Bacillus tianshenii and encodes:
- a CDS encoding YppE family protein, with product MKEQLRKSTENMHTRVAEMKQIFVRTSEEKPDFYKDVKPYVDKLQAEADEWRTLGLQWIKETRPQYVHPLNIEDAHENIMNLALQAFFHDVKEKRFMEMAEAITYTLSGVQSEM
- a CDS encoding MerR family transcriptional regulator — protein: MQEVLKTKEVSERLGVAPRTVRKWIKDFNIPCEKNDNGHYLITEEVVERICEMKSVEFEEKSTQEVESVPQEPKEQGVDLSKWFKLVNQLSSRIEDLERQISQKADEVVSVQVLQHRSEIEEVVKRLEKIEEQIGQLEDKQVSPVYHEEVAAAKTSKKSWLTNFLSL
- a CDS encoding DUF2515 domain-containing protein; the encoded protein is MNKIKPQHHTLIQLIQFLTGKGNIDNISRTKAYLNYYKRNPEIEWAFLASMVSRNAGYNMTDLEGSWFPFCIEKEKREQIFYTYERANWLIFSDAYPQLLIYEASKRSGKPLFHCLSAFSVSIFMQKEWERFFQEGDRKRLMTALIINEQNLIQKPVIEHPFYKKKVFRSFCFRFQDWLHFCSVIFPTLSGEVYGLSVNHFSHLNDRITLGKRLAHLLFHPEHYSKFYEFALSIEHTGSRYDYERNMKNFSEKETPPLRVMFPRIYHHQAARSQWYASKKQLDKWFKTVPMQDNICITEWYKRKQEQLHLAVAIENYVLKKPSY
- the recU gene encoding Holliday junction resolvase RecU is translated as MVFRYPNGKRYRPAETRQKRSPQLKSNSYSNRGMTLEEDINETNQYYLDSGRAVIHKKPTPVQIVNVDYPKRSAAVIKEAYFKQPSTTDYNGLYQGRYIDFEAKETRSKTSFPLKNFHEHQINHMQQITMHHGICFVLLRFSAIDEIYLLQAEQLLGYWKRMKDGGRKSITKEEIEVHAHRIPIGFQPRIDYLTVIDKIYLETSAER